The DNA region CCCGCCGGATGCTGGGCGTGCTGGACGCCGCCCGCGTGGAATTCGTGGAGCAACCCCTGGCCGCCGGGGACCTCGACGGGCACGCGGCGCTGCGGGCCGTGTCCACCGTGCCCATCGTCGCGGACGAGAGCCTGCACCACGTCCCGGACGTGATCGCGCTGGCCCGCGCGTTCGACGGCGTGAACCTGAAACTCGCCAAGCTGGGCGGCCCCCTCCAGGCGCTCGCGGCCATGCGTCTGGCGCGCGCGCACGGCCTTCAGGTCATGATGGGCTGCATGATCGAGAGCAGCCTCGGCATCGCCGCCGCCGCGCACCTCGCCGGAGCGTGCGACTGGGCCGACCTGGACGGCGCACTCCTGCTGGCCGACGACCCCTTCACGGGACTGGACTGGCAGGCCGGGCACCTGACCCGCCCGCAGGAAAGCGGCTGGGGCGTGCGCCGCACATGAAGCCCGTACGCGTGGCGATCATCGGTTGCGGAAACCGGGGTGCGGACGTGTACGCCCGGTATCTGTCCGCGCAGGGCGCCGTGATCACGCACGTGGTCGAACCGCACCCTGCGCGCCTCGCGGAGGTCGCCGCGCGCCACGCCCTGCCAAGAGAAGCGCAGTTCACTCACTGGGACGCCTTCCTCGCGCAGGGACGCGTGACCGACGCCGTCGTGATCGCCACGCCCGACCACGACCACGTGCGCCCCTGCCTGCAGGCCCTCGCCCTCGGGTACGACGTGCTGCTGGAAAAACCCATCTGCCTGCACCCCCACGAACTCGACCTGCTCCTGACCGCCGAGGCCGCCTCGACCGGCACCGTCACCGTCTGCCACGTCCTGCGTACCGCGCCGTTCTTCCAGGAGGTCCTGCGCGTCCGGGACAGCGGCCGCCTCGGCACCCTGATCGGCGTCCAGCACGCCGAGAACGTCGCCCACTGGCACTACGCGCACTCGTACGTGCGCGGTAACTGGCGCGCCAGCCCGCCCGCCGCGCCGTTCCTGCTCGCCAAGAGCTGCCACGACCTCGACCTGCTCCGCGCCCTGGCCGCCAGTCCACCGGACCGCGTGAGCAGCGAGGGCGGCCTGCATCATTTCCGGCCCGAACACGCCCCGCCCGGCGCGACCGAACGCTGCGTCACCTGCCCCGTCCAGGGGTGCCCGTCCGACGCGCGCCGCATCTACCGTACCCGCGACCCTCACCGCTGGCCCGTCACGGTCCTCACCGCTGGTGGCGACACCCTCGACGAGGCCCTGCGGGTCGGCCCCTACGGTGAGTGCGTGTACCTGGGCCGCAACAACGTCGCCGACCACCAGGCCGTCACCATCGGATTCCGGGGAGGCGTGACCGCCCAGCTGACGGTCAGCGCGTTCACGCACAACAACACCCGCACCCTGAAAATCCTCGGCACGCACGGCGAACTGCGCGCCCACATGGAACGCGGCGAACTGGAACTCCACGACTTCCGCACCGGCCACAGCGAACGCTGGACGGTCGCCGCCGCCGGCAACCACGGCGGCGGCGACCAGGGCCTCGTGCAGGGCTGGCTGGCGTTCCTGCGCGGCCAGTCTCCCCCACCCACCCCGCTCGCCGAGTCGCTCGACTCTCACCGCCTGGCGTTCGCCGCCGAGGAGTCCCGCCGGACGGGGCGGACCGTGGTGTTCTGACCCTCTGCCCCGACTCGTATCGGCGCGGATGGAACGGTAGCTGATCCGATATCGGAATGTAAGTGAATAGTTTCACGATCTAACCAACTCGTGAAAAGGTTGTTTGCTTTGCCGGACAGACTGTGCCCCCGCGCCTGCGGAAGAGTCCCCGCCCAGCTCAGCCGGCGACGGTCGCCGCCCTCCGCTCGGCCCGCCAGCCTCCCGCGCTCCGCTCCAGCACGGTGTAATCGGTGTTCCCGTGAACCAGCTGCCCCCCCGCCCACACCGCCCCGATGTCCAGGCCCAGCAGCGCCGCCAGCCCGATTCGGATGATCCCGCCATGAGACACCAGCGCGGCGTCCGTGCCGTCCGGCAGGGCATTCACGTCCGAGGCGAAGCGGGCGGCGATCCCGTCGAAGGTCTCCCCTCCGGTGAAGCCCAGGCGTCCGCCGGGCAGACGCAGCTTCTCCGGGTGGGCGTTCAGGGCCGAGTACGGCTGCCCGGCCCAGTCGCCGCAGTCCACCTCGTGAATACCGTTCAGGACCTGAACCGGCACGCCCAGCGCCTCTGCCAGGGGCGCGGCGGTCTGCTGCGCGCGCCGGTAACGGCTGGCGTACACCGCCTGCGGACGCTGCGGCTGGCGTAGCAGGTGCGCGGCCAGCGCGCGGGCCTGCGCGTGCCCGGTGTCGTTCAGTTCGTCGTCCGCGCTGACCGGTCCGCGCAGGATGCCCGCCTCGTTCCCGCTGGTTTCACCGTGCCGGATGATCCATACCCGCGCGCCGCGCTTCGTGCCTGTCATGCCCGGCAGTGTAGCGACCCCGGCCACGGTCCCGGGGTTGAATTCAGCCGTTCAGGGCTTCCGCGACCGACGAGCTGACCGGCGTGGTGGGGCGGCCGATCAGGGTGGTCAGGTCGCGGCTGGCGCTGAACAGTTCGCCGCGCGCGATGCCGGTGTCCACGTCGGCCAGGGTGTGCGCGAATCCTTCCGGAACACCGAAGCTCTGCAGGGTCGCGGCGTACTCTGCCTGCGGCAGGTCGTGGTACTCGACGGGCTGGCCGCTCTGCCGGGCGTACTCGGCGGCCAGGTCGCGCATGGTCACGCTCTCATCCCCGGCGAGTTCGTAGGCGCGGCCACTCTGCCCGACCGGGATGTGCCCGTCGGTGGCGAGGACGGCGGCGGCCGCCTCGGCGTAGTCGCGGCGCGCGGCGAGGTTCAGCTGGCCGGTGCCGGCCGCGCCGAGCAGCGCGCCGCTCTGGATGGCCTGCGCGGCGCTGCCGGTGTAGTTCTCGGTGTACCAGCCGTTGCGCAGCAGGATGAACGGCAGGCCGGAGTCCCGCAGGACCTGCTCGGTCACCTGGTGGTCGGCGGCCAGTCCGAAGGTGGCGGTGTCGGCGTTCAGGATGCTGGTGTACGCGACCTGTTTCACGCCTGCGGTGCGGGCGGCGTTGATGACGTTGCGGTGCTGGCCGACGCGGTCGTCGAAGTCGTTGCTGGAGATCAGAAGGAGTTTCTCGACGCCCTGCAACGCGGTGCCCAGGGTGTCGGGCTGGTGGTAGTCGGCGTGGCGGACCTGCACGCCCTGCGCGGCGAGTGCGGCGGCCTTCGCGGGGGTGCGGACCAGCGCGGCGATCTGGGTGGCGGGCACGCCCCGGTCGAGGAGGGCCTGGATGACGAGCTGGCCGAGCTGGCCGGTGGCGGCGGTGATTCCGATCATGGTGGGTCTCCTGCGTGGAATGAGGGTGGGCGAGGCTGCCTGTCACTGTTTTACTGACATGTCAGGGAAAAAAATGGGTCGATTCCTACCCGGCGCGCGAGACGAGGTCCGACGTCACGTCGGCCAGGGTCGTGCGGGCCAGTTCGGCCTCCATGGCCGCCTGCGCGCGGCCGAACCGGGCTTCCAGCGTCGCCTGGATGTTCGCGCCGACCGGGCAGTTCGGGTGCGGCCGCTCGTGCAGGCGGAACACACTGTCCTCGCCGTTCACGGCGCGGTACACGTCCAGCAGGGTGATCTGGTCGGCGGGGCGGGTCAGGCTCGCGCCCGCCACGCCCTGCCGCGTGCAGATCAGCCCGGCGCGGCGCAACTGCCCCGCGACGGTGCGGATCACGACCGGGTTCGTGCCGACGCTGGCGGCCATGTCGGCGGAACTGCTGTGCTCCGGGAACCGACTGATCAGGGACAGCACATGCACAGCCACGGCGTACTGGCTGTTCATGCGACCCACCCTTCTCTCGACATGTAAGGAGTCTAGTGACAGGCCGGGGCAGGTGTCAAGGCCGCGGGCAGACAGCGCCTCCCGTCACGGAACACGCCGCTCCTCTCCCCTATGCTGGGCAGGTGCATCCAGACGACCTGCCCGTGCTGCCCACCACGCCCGGCGTGTACATCTTCCGCAAGGGGGGCACGCCCATCTACATCGGGAAGGCCAAGAACCTGCGCAGCCGGGTCGGACAGCACTTCAAGGCCGGCGGCAAGAGCGGCAAATTCACGGCGCTGGCCGACACGCTGGAATTCATCACGGCCCGCAACGAGGTCGAGGCGCTCGTCCTCGAAGCGAACCTCATCAAGCAGCACCGCCCGCACTACAACGTCACCCTCAAAGACGACAAGCACTACCCGTTCCTGAAACTCACCAACGAGGCCTTCCCGATGCTGGTCGTCACGCGGCGCGTCATCAAGGACGGCGGCCGGTACTACGGACCGTACCCGGACTCGTCGGCGGTGCGGCGCGTGAAGAACCTGATCGACACCATGTTCCCGCTGCGCAAGAACAGCGGCCTGCCCATGCAGAAGAAGGCGCGGCCCTGCCTGAACTTCCAC from Deinococcus depolymerans includes:
- a CDS encoding Gfo/Idh/MocA family oxidoreductase gives rise to the protein MKPVRVAIIGCGNRGADVYARYLSAQGAVITHVVEPHPARLAEVAARHALPREAQFTHWDAFLAQGRVTDAVVIATPDHDHVRPCLQALALGYDVLLEKPICLHPHELDLLLTAEAASTGTVTVCHVLRTAPFFQEVLRVRDSGRLGTLIGVQHAENVAHWHYAHSYVRGNWRASPPAAPFLLAKSCHDLDLLRALAASPPDRVSSEGGLHHFRPEHAPPGATERCVTCPVQGCPSDARRIYRTRDPHRWPVTVLTAGGDTLDEALRVGPYGECVYLGRNNVADHQAVTIGFRGGVTAQLTVSAFTHNNTRTLKILGTHGELRAHMERGELELHDFRTGHSERWTVAAAGNHGGGDQGLVQGWLAFLRGQSPPPTPLAESLDSHRLAFAAEESRRTGRTVVF
- a CDS encoding histidine phosphatase family protein; translated protein: MTGTKRGARVWIIRHGETSGNEAGILRGPVSADDELNDTGHAQARALAAHLLRQPQRPQAVYASRYRRAQQTAAPLAEALGVPVQVLNGIHEVDCGDWAGQPYSALNAHPEKLRLPGGRLGFTGGETFDGIAARFASDVNALPDGTDAALVSHGGIIRIGLAALLGLDIGAVWAGGQLVHGNTDYTVLERSAGGWRAERRAATVAG
- a CDS encoding SDR family oxidoreductase → MIGITAATGQLGQLVIQALLDRGVPATQIAALVRTPAKAAALAAQGVQVRHADYHQPDTLGTALQGVEKLLLISSNDFDDRVGQHRNVINAARTAGVKQVAYTSILNADTATFGLAADHQVTEQVLRDSGLPFILLRNGWYTENYTGSAAQAIQSGALLGAAGTGQLNLAARRDYAEAAAAVLATDGHIPVGQSGRAYELAGDESVTMRDLAAEYARQSGQPVEYHDLPQAEYAATLQSFGVPEGFAHTLADVDTGIARGELFSASRDLTTLIGRPTTPVSSSVAEALNG
- a CDS encoding Rrf2 family transcriptional regulator, which codes for MNSQYAVAVHVLSLISRFPEHSSSADMAASVGTNPVVIRTVAGQLRRAGLICTRQGVAGASLTRPADQITLLDVYRAVNGEDSVFRLHERPHPNCPVGANIQATLEARFGRAQAAMEAELARTTLADVTSDLVSRAG